The genomic stretch GAGTGGTGTTCTGGTATGGCTTGAAAATATGTACTTCTGTTTTATCTTTCATATAGCACAGAGATACAGCTGAAAataatccaagcaccccattcgaTTTTACACCTGAAAACTATAAGGTATGTCATGATGGattaaaaaagacaaaacaacCCAGATTCTGACAGCTCACTGAAACGTTAGGCTCTTTATTTGCTTTCTTTAACAGAGAATAGAGGCAATAGTAAACAACTTCCCAGAGGGACACAAATCTGCTGCTgtgatgccagtgctggatcTAGCCCAAAGACAACATGGATGGTTACCTATATCGGCTATGAATAAGGTATTTTAGTGTTCTTGTTTGAAAACGGTTTTTTGCTATCAAATTTTACTGCTGTTGCAAAAACATTCTACTTTCTTTAACAGGTTATTAATATGATTTAGATACGGTGCAAAACTATATGAAACATGTAACACTAACACTAGTAGtccttttcatttattaaaaCCAAAAAGATTAAAAAGTTATATTCTGAATTTTTAAATTAAGTTGTATAATGAATATTTTTAAATGGGCCTCTGAATAGAAGTATCTCCTCTTTTTCCCACTATGTGGACAGTGTCCTAGAGCTGCAGAAGTGTAGGAGTGGTAGGAGGCTTCCTAGTccacaaaaaaatgttttagtTCTTAAATTGAGCACTTGAGATTTCTTAATGCCCACCAGTGTGATTGTGTAACTAATGATCTGTAAGATTTAATATTGAAGGTTATTTTATAACACAAATCCTTGAAAGGGATTGTATTGGCATGTTATGCATGGCAGCACCCACAACTCTTGAGTAGTACTGCATTCTATGAAAAGTTctggattaagccatttctgccccgtGTTatacatatgcaacagggaccaaatgagtaCACTTTTGGGCTGGGCAAAAGTGGATTGAGATAAGAATTCAGATCATAGTTGGTATTGTAATCGCTTTTGAAGTTATAGGTATCTGTTCAAACTACTTATGGTATTTAATGCCCTGAAAGGATAAAATCATCTTCTCATGTGTTATAGGTTGCTGAGGTTCTACAGATGCCTCCCATGAGAGTCTATGAAGTAGCAACCTTTTATACAATGTATAATCGTAAACCTGTTGGAAAATACcatattcagatctgcaccactacACCTTGTATGCTGCAAGACTCTGATAGCATATTGGAAGCCATTCAGAAAAAGCTTGGTATGATACCAAACATGTTTTTTCCTGTAATGCACTAATTTTTATTTACTGTAATGTCTTTCTCATTTAACCCAATGTATATTGTAATGCAGTAATTTATTTGATTTGGTGAAGCCTCAGGAAATGATTGGTTGAGCTATTCTACCAATTACCAATTATTCtaccaacccctgctaattgggtaagaggcactttttcaagtgggtgctcctttttttagcagggggagagtaactggcccacctcaccccagcactgtctgttttagtggctgtctgctggtattcattttgcatctttttagattgtgagtccttttgggacagggagccatttagttatttgatttttctctgtaaaccgctttgtgaacatttagttgaaaagcggtatataaatactgttgttgttgttgttgttgttctaatGTCAGTGAAAAGTGAGCCAGCTGGATGTTGAGCTATCGGTGGCTGGGACTGGCGTCTGTAAGGTATTTTATAAAACAAAATGGGAGGGGTGCTCACAATCACACAGTCCTAGAAAATCAAGTGGTAGTGGTTTGAAAGGCCAGTATGCCAAGTTAGGAAATGAAAGTTGCAATTTGAGCAAGAATATGCCCACAGAAATGAAAAATTAGAGAGCTGCATATTATAACCAGGTGCTACATTAATTCCATATTTGTCTGAAATAATCCACCAGATTGTTGTAAGGCTTTAAGGTTTTAATGTGCACGTACAATAATCTTAACACAGAAGAGAGAACACCCAAGAAAAGAAGCAGGGCTCTGCACCCGAGTATAAAACAtgagaattaaaaaacaaacactacTATAGTATATAATCAAGaagcatgtttaaaaagttgcattGGAATAGCCTTTTTTGGCAATTTAAAAGCTTGAAACTTAATAAGAAATTGAGTTCCAACTTGTTCCATTCTCAAGTGTGAGGCATGACTCCTTGATAGGAAGTTTACAGTGAATTTGATAGGTTTCCAAAACTTTAAATTTAGACTGTTATTTTCTGTGCTACAGCTATGTAGTTTGCTTCTTTGGTACTCAAATCCAAACTGTGTTCAGGTAAAGCAAGCCAATCTCTAGTGTGCACTGAGTAAATGTACTCAAAATtggtatttaaaaaatgaatgtgaAAGTTGTATAACTTAAATCTGTTTTGCTCTGAGCATGTGTTAAACACTACCTGGATTTTGCACCAATTTTGGAATCATAGTGAAAGCAGAGGAGTAGGCCTGCTTGAGGAAAATAATATTCATCACTATAAAAGTTTGCATGCACAAAaattggaaatattttctttatatgTAAGAAGTCCACATTAAAGCTAGTAAATGTACACTCTTTTTCTGGTCACTAGTCTATTTTGAATAGTAGTTTTACTATATTTAAGAAGCAAGTTCCATATGACTTGGAGAACTAGAAAATGCAGAAATACTTGAAATAGCCATGTGAGTCATTCAGAGTGTCCATAAAATAAACAAGAGCAGAGCATGCTAGGCACTCAAGGGGTCAGGTTGCCACGTATGAGCAAGTTGGCTGGGGCACACACAAGGCTTTTGGGGGGAAGCAAAATTTGCTAGCTGCATCAGGCAGCAttttggctaggactgggcctgAGCAATGCCACTGTCATTCAGGTACTTGCACAGTGTAGCAGTTCCTACATTCATGGCAAATATTGTAACCTCTGAGGTCCTTCGGACTATCTTTAGAGATTCAGTTCTTCAGTATAGTTCAGATTTGTAAATGGTCTTAAAACTGAGGTAGTTGTCAGACGTACCATGGTCAAGATCAAACAGTGTGGATATTGTAAGAGAAGCTGGATTCCACAATCTGAATCAGCAGCCAGGACTGTGCATGTGTTATTTAGCAACTCCAGATGCTCAGTTGGGTTGGTATTTGCATGTACCAGTCTGCATTCAgcatgtcatctgtgagatgacaagctgcacttgctgaaatttcctcttctatacagttgttaaagatccaggatccctaaagttgaaagtttgcccacccttgagCTAGAGTTATATGCATAGAACCTGCTTCCATGTGCATATTCCCTCAGTTCAggggttcctaaactgtgagctgtggctcttcAGGGAGCCTCCTGGAATCCTCATGAGAATCCTAACAAGAGTTACCCtttaccagtggtattcaaactggagcgtcgccccagtctgagggccctgacctctgcccccttaagcgctcagggggctacagggactgggatgcactcaccaatcactgcagcagctgtcctagggtgtggggaggcctgcgagagtgcctgcagggctccccaggcttctaaatgtgaaagtggagcaatcgcgctccacctctgcaaaaccaggagcgcgattgctccactttcacttttagaagccaggggagccctgcagacgctcacgcagggctccctgcaccccaggatggctgctgcagggactggtgagtacatcccagtccctgcagccccgagtgatgcgatcctggcaattgcatcactgccttgcccctgctgcctgcctcccctcctctctcctgcaaggacttactgcggtttccaaactcctggagagtttgaaaaccgcaaccctatacagtatataggattgcagccctaatcgaGAGCCACCAgccaaaaacatttgggaaccactgccttcgcTAGATTGGGGCAAATAGCTAGGAAATTTGTTGCTGTATAATAGTTTTGTATAGCACTTTGTGTGCtcaatgtaatccttacaacaaccctgtaaaatagGTATTATTTTCATATGGCATCTAGggagctaaggctgcaatcctacacacttactggggagtaagccccattaaatacaaAGTGCTATACAAAATTATTATTTCTGAATTGATacacataagattgcactgtatgaGAGAgtgcttgcctaaggctacctatAAGTTCCTGGCAGAGGTGAGGTTCAACTCAGAGaagtttaaggcagtgtttctcaaactgggttggaaccactaggtgggttgtgaaccaatttcaggtgggtccccgttcatttcaatattttatttttaatatattagatttgatgctaccatagtatgtgactgcatttggggaaatgttacagacctgtacttttaacaagctactatgtatattcttataacagtgatagtaaatgggacatattCCTGAGTGAGTGttggtaggattacagcctaggattgttaaaaaattcttcctgcttgatgatgtcatttccagtatgacaccacttctggtgggtcctgacagttctaaaaagtggatccttgtgctaaatgtgtgagaaccactggtctaaggtgtAACTCAGggcacattcccttaccttgaggaggcctggaggaaccaacattcccttaccttgaggaggcctccatgactgccacccaactgcaggatgcagcacacacaccactggcacagctgtgccagcgcagtgaagttggttaggatttgggcctcattcTTTTATTCACTATTTTACACCAGCTTTTTATGGTGTTATATTGCTTTGATTTCTCATAAACCACAAACATACTCATCTCTCTTCTCTCAGGTATAAAAGTCGGGGAAACAACACCTGATAAACTGTTCACACTGACTGAAGTGGAATGCTTGGGTGCCTGTGTAAATGCACCAATGGTACAAATAAATGATAATTATTATGTAAGTGTGACAGTAATACACCACTATTCTTTGGGGATTAAGTTTAACGTACTCTTATTTTAGAACTAGAAAACAGGAGTATGAAATAACTTTGCTAAACATTTGCTCAAGGATAAATCTCTCACCATTTATAGACTTGTTTGGGAACTGGTCGACTATGAAGTTGAATATTTGTAGTGCTTGTGTAAATAGTATATCAGTGCTAAACAATAAAACCCAACTTGCATAGTAGTGATAATTATGGGATTTACTAGGAATTCTATGAGATGGGGAAAATCTGCATCCCTTCAAAACTATAATTTTAACGATGATTACAGATTTTGACATATCAGTGTAAATATTACTTAttgtcatatttttatactgcctttcctccatggagctcagggtggtgtacatagttcctcccctccttttgtattCACAACAATCCGGTGAGGCTGTGAGATAGTGACaccccagaaagcttcatggctgagcagggatttgaacctggatcaccCAAGCCTtaagtctaactcccaaaccatcttggatcttataTTACTATGTTATAGGGTGTCTGCAAGCTAAACTTCAATTCCACAGCTGTGGTATAAGACGACAGGATTTTAGACACTCTTAATCTTTTTTTAAGATCTTGTGAAGAATAGTCTTATTGGCTACATAAATTCTTTGTATAATACTGTGTTTTCTTGTTTCATATTACAGGAAGATCTGGCAACAAAAGACATTGAAGACATAATTGATGAACTAAAAGCTGGAAAAGTTCCAAAACCTGGCCCAAGGTTTgtattgtgtgtgtttgtaaaatACAGTATAGATAATGTTATGGAAGAGTGGGACAAAACTAATGCTGAACTAAGCAATCTAACATTGCATGATGTGATACTTGGCTTTTCAAGCTCCAAATGTTCCTATCTTGATGTTCAAATGCTAAGATAAAAGTAAATCTATATCTAGAAAAGCAGAAGTGGCAGGAAGCTTGGGAAAGGATTGCTCCTGATGTTTGAAGGATTCCTTTTTCACATACCATGCTGTTACTGAAGGTCCCCCACTGCTCACAAATGTAGTGGAGCTGCAGTAGTGAGGAGTTAGGAATGTCCCCTTCCACAGGCTTCCTTCTATTTTGTGTTCTTTGGATATAACCTTATTAATATAAACTTTTTTTCCTGTGACTCTTCGGTTTTTGTGCCATGGTGACATTGAGTGCCAGCTTAGAGCCAGTGTTAAACTGCCAAGAGAATGAGAAAGGTGGATGTGTGTAAATGTTTAAACATCATTGGATAAAgcatgaacccctgctaattgggtaagaggcacccatttttcaagtgggtgctcctttttttagcagggggagagtaactggcccacctcaccccagcactgtctgttttagtggctgtctgctggtattctttttgcatctttttagattgtgagtccttttgggacagggagccatttagttatttgatttttctctgtaaacagctttgtgaacatttagttgaaaagcggtatataaatactgttgttgttattattattattatttaccgaATAAGATTTGCTTTTCATATACAGACAGTATGTCACTTAACGATGGGGGATACATTCTGAGGAACATGTCACTAGGCAATTTTGTAGTTGTGTGAACCTATGTGTAGTTGTGTGAATGTAGGGCAATCTGGTAGTCTATTGTTCCTAGGCTACAAACTTGCATTATAATCTTATGGGACTGCCattgtatatgcagtctgtcattcaCCAGAACATCAGTATGCGGAGCATACCTGTATTGGAAAACAGATTCCATGTAGCTGGATGTGGACTAAGATTTATTTTGCAGGCTAAAACGCATACAGGTGAACATCACTAAGTGACGTTCTGACCAGCGATAGGTCGCATATGCCACAGTCCATCCCCATCGATCCTCAAGAGCTGAGGGGAGCTATGCTTTTCTGAGTT from Tiliqua scincoides isolate rTilSci1 chromosome 4, rTilSci1.hap2, whole genome shotgun sequence encodes the following:
- the NDUFV2 gene encoding NADH dehydrogenase [ubiquinone] flavoprotein 2, mitochondrial: MLLSGPLRVVLARSVKQLRCFHKTAVNNGGGGALFVHRDTAENNPSTPFDFTPENYKRIEAIVNNFPEGHKSAAVMPVLDLAQRQHGWLPISAMNKVAEVLQMPPMRVYEVATFYTMYNRKPVGKYHIQICTTTPCMLQDSDSILEAIQKKLGIKVGETTPDKLFTLTEVECLGACVNAPMVQINDNYYEDLATKDIEDIIDELKAGKVPKPGPRSGRFSCEPAGGLTSLTEPPKGPGFGVRSDL